A DNA window from Mastomys coucha isolate ucsf_1 unplaced genomic scaffold, UCSF_Mcou_1 pScaffold21, whole genome shotgun sequence contains the following coding sequences:
- the LOC116100323 gene encoding LOW QUALITY PROTEIN: interferon lambda-2-like (The sequence of the model RefSeq protein was modified relative to this genomic sequence to represent the inferred CDS: inserted 2 bases in 1 codon) codes for MVLGLATAGPVPPSKPTPARTGCHFGSFHTLSQWELDAFKKDKEALEESFQKDVWCNTNPFPSAWDLGQQQVQEHPKALQAEVALTLKVWENMTDSALAIILDQPLHTLSHIHCHLQTCVSPGQPQPTAEPRPLRCRLSRWLHRLQEAQSKETPGCLEXSLTLNLFRLLIRNLKCVARDQCV; via the exons ATGGTGCTGGGCTTGGCCACAGCAGGCCCAGTCCCTCCTTCCAAGCCCACCCCAGCCAGAACAGGCTGTCACTTTGGTAGTTTCCATACTCTGTCACAATGGGAGCTAGATGCCTTCAAGAAAGACAAGGAGGCATTG GAAGAATCGTTTCAGAAGGACGTTTGGTGCAACACCAACCCCTTTCCCAGTGCCTGGGACCTGGGCCAGCAG CAGGTCCAGGAGCACCCCAAAGCCTTGCAGGCTGAGGTGGCCCTGACACTGAAGGTCTGGGAGAACATGACTGACTCAGCCCTGGCCATCATCCTGGACCAGCCTCTCCACACACTGAGCCACATTCACTGCCACCTGCAGACCTGTGTGagtcctgg ACAGCCTCAGCCCACAGCAGAGCCCAGGCCTCTGAGGTGCCGCCTCTCCCGCTGGCTGCACAGGCTCCAGGAGGCCCAGAGCAAG GAGACCCCTGGCTGCTTGGA GTCTCTCACCCTCAACCTCTTTCGCCTGCTCATCAGGAACTTGAAGTGTGTGGCCAGAGACCAGTGTGTCTGA